The following DNA comes from Glaciihabitans arcticus.
CCGAGCAGAGCGACCCGACCGGATGGGCCGGTTCGCTCAAAGAGATCGAGCATGCGCTCGAGGCCGGGGCGAGTGCTGTCGCTCGCGACTGCCAGACCCGCGCGGGCGAGCAGTGTCGCCTCGCCGCGGTGCCACCGGTTGCCGATCAGGCCCAGCCGGCGCTTCGCGGAGGCGGCGCCGAGGTTGGCGCCCATCGCGTTGCTGCCGTGCTGGCGGTAGTCCACCGAGGGCGCGTCGTCGATGACCCAGTTCCACCCGCGCGCGCGGCACAGCACGTAGAGCAGCCAGTCGTGGAAGTCGGCGCGGCTGGCATCAGACTCGGGATCGGCGAGCTGCTGCTGCGCGAGGGTGACGAGGCGGTTACTCATGAGGAAGGTGCAGCCCGGGCCGGGGCTCTCGAGCAGGTAGTCGAACTCGCGCTGCGGGTAACTCTTGCGTACCAGCTCGCGCGGCCCGCCCTCGGAGAACGCGGTGACGTCGGAGGAGACGCCGTCGGCGCCGGCCGCGAGCAACTCGGCGTGACGAGCGAGCTTGCCGGGGAGCCAGACGTCATCCTGATCGGCGAAAGCCACGAGTCCGGCATCGGTGAAGTCGACGCGGCGCAGGAGCCGGTAGAAGTTCGCGGCGGCACCGCCCGCGGGCGTCGGGTCGGTGAGGATCGTGAGGCGCGGGTCGCTCGCCGCGCGGGCTTCGAGCAGGGCGACGGTCGTGTCGGTCGAGGCGTCGTCCAGGGCGATCACCCTCACCTCGACGCCGGTCTGGGCGAGGATCGTGTCGAGCTGCTCGTCGATCCAGCGAGCCCCGTTGTGCGTCGCGAGGAGCACGGTGACCCGCGGGATGGCAGGCGCGGCGGCAGGAGTCGAGTTAGGCACGGTAGGGCAATTCTATCTCGACGGGAGAGTCGGCCTCGCGGGGCTGGCTAGGCTGGGCGCGTGAAGATCTCGGTGGCGCTGTGCACGCACAACGGTGCCGCGTATGTGGCACAACAGGTCGAGAGCATCCTCGCCCAGACGCTGCAACCCAGCCAGATCGTGCTGTCGGATGACGCCTCGACGGACAGCACCGTCGCGATCGTGCGCGAGCTTGTGGAGCGTCATCCACACATCGCGTTCACCGTCTTTGAGAACAACCCGGCCCTGCGGGTGACCAAGAACTTCGAGCAGGCGATGCTCGCCTCGACCGGCGACCTCGTCGCATTGAGTGACCAGGATGACGTCTGGCATCCCGAGCGCCTCGCGACCATCGCCGCCCTCTTCGAGCAGCGCCCCGAGGTGCTGCTCGTGCACTCCGACGCGAGCCTCGTCGACGGCGAGGGTGCACCGCTCGGAACGGGGCTGTTCGAGTCGCTCGAGATCGCCGACTCCGAGCTCGAGGCCATCGACGACGGCCGCACCCTCGACGTACTGCTGCGCCGCAATGTGGTCACGGGTGCTACAACGGTCGTGCGCCGCGAACTCGTAGCCACCGCTGCGCCGTTCCCGGAGAGCTGGGTGCACGACGAATGGCTCGCCGCGATCGCCGCAGCCACCGGGCGTACCGCCGTGATCCGCGCGCAGCTCGTCGACTACCGTCAGCACGGTGCCAACCAGATCGGGGCGCGCCGCCTGAGTGCGCTCGAGAAGGCCCGCAAGCTGGGCGTGCCGCGCGAGGAACGCAACCGGGGGCTCGTCGCGCGGGCATCCGACCTGGTGCAGCAGCTCGAGGCGCTCGACGTGACCGCCGAGGTACTGCAGAAGGCGCGTGCCAAGCTCGCCCACGAGCGCGCACGGTACGCGTTGCCGGCGTTCCGGCTTGCGCGCGTGGCATCCACTGTTCGCGCACTGGCTCGCGGCGACTACAACCGGTACAGCCGCGGCACCCTGGACGCGGTGCGCGACCTCGTGCAGCCCGCGCGCTGACCCCTCAACGAGCTCCGGGACCGCCCCCGGTAGGATTCATCCCGTGCAGATCCGCGAACTGAGCATCCCCGACGCCTTTGAGATCACCCCGATCCAGCGGGCCGACGACCGCGGAATTTTTCTCGAGTGGTACCGCTTCGATCGCCTCGAGGAACAGGTCGGCCACCCGCTGACGCTGCGCCAGGCCAACACCTCGGTGTCCCGCAAGGGTGTGGTGCGCGGCATCCACTTCGCCGACGTGCCGCTCGGCCAGGCCAAGTACGTGACTGCCCCGCACGGCGCTGTGCTCGACTACATCATCGACGTGCGCGTCGGCTCGCCGACCTTCGGCCAGTGGGACTCCGTGCTTCTGGATGACGTCGACCGCAAAGCCGTGTACCTCGCCGAGGGTCTCGGCCACTGCTTCGTCGCCCTCACCGAGGGCGCGACGGTGAGCTACCTCGTCTCCGACGTCTACAGCCCCACCCGCGAGCACGGCATCAACCCCCTCGACCCCGACGTGAACCTCGTCTTCCCGGAGGCGGCGGGCGAACCGCTGCTCTCGCCCAAGGACCTGGAGGCCCCGTCCCTCGCCGAGGCGCAAGCGAGCGGGCTGCTGCCGCAGTACTCCGACGTGACCGCCTTCTACGACACCCTGAGAGCTGGTTAGACTCATGCGCGGAATCATCCTCGCCGGCGGATCCGGCACCCGGCTGTGGCCCATCACCAAGGGCATCTCGAAGCAGCTCATGCCGATCTACGACAAGCCGATGATCTACTACCCCCTGTCGACGCTGATGAGCGCGGGCATCAACGAGATTCTCATCATCACGACGCCCGACGACCAGCCGCAGTTCCAGCGCCTGCTCGGTGACGGCAGCCAGTTCGGCGTCACGCTGACCTATGCCGCGCAGCCCTCGCCCGACGGCCTCGCGCAGGCCTTCATCATCGGCGAGGAGTTCATCGGCGACGAGAAGGTCGCGCTCGTGCTCGGCGACAACATCTTCCACGGAGTCGGCCTCGGCTCCAACCTGCGCGCCCACAACGACATCGATGGCGCGCTGATCTTCGCGTACCACGTGGCCGAACCGCGCGCCTACGGCGTCGTGGAGTTCGACGCACACAACCGCGCCATCTCTATCGAGGAGAAGCCGACCCACCCGAAGAGCAACTTCGCGGTGCCCGGCCTCTACTTCTACGACAACTCGGTCGTCGAGATCGCCAAGGGCATCACCCCGAGCGCGCGCGGCGAGCTCGAGATCTCCACCGTCAACGAGCACTACCTCGACCGCCACAAGCTGCAGGTGCAGGTGCTCGACCGCGGCACCGCGTGGCTCGACACGGGAACCTTCGAGTCGATGGTGCAGGCCAGCGAGTTCGTGCGCGTGATCGAGGCCCGCCAGGGCTACAAGATCGGCTGTATCGAGGAGATCGCCTGGCGCGCCGGCTGGATCGACGACGCCCAGCTCGCCGAGATGGCCGGACCGCTCGAGAAGAGCGGGTACGGCGTGTACCTCAAGGCTCTGCTCAGCGACTCCTCGGCGGGCGGCGCATGAGCAGGGTCGTCATTCTCACCGGCGACCCGATCGGCAAGAAGATGGCGGGGCCGGCCATCCGGTCCTGGAACATGGCGACCGAGCTCGCCAAGGAGAACGAGGTGACCCTCGTCACCTCCACCAATCTCGAAGACGGCGTCGAGGCGCCCTTCGCCCTGCGCCAGGTGCGTCCGGGCGAGAACGACGCGTTCGGTGAGCTCGAGCGCTGGGCCGACGTCATCGTCTTCCAGGGGCACGGGATGTCCCAGTTCCCGGTCCTGCGCACGACCGACCGCATCGTGGTCGCCGATATCTACGACCCCATGCACCTGGAGATGCTCGAGCAGGGCCGCGAGCAGCCGCGTGCCACCTGGAACCTGCAGGTGACGAAGGCCCGCGACGCGCTCAACGAGCAGCTCGCGCTCGCCGACTTCTTCCTCTGCGCCTCGGAGCGCCAGCGCCTGTTCTACCTCGGGCACCTCGCCTCGCTCGGGCGCATCAACCCGGCCACCTACGAGAGCGACCCGCACCTCGCGCGCCTCATCGACGTCGTGCCCTTCGGGCTGTCGTCGACGAAGCCGGTGCACTCGAAGGACGTGCTGCGCGGCGTGCTGCCCGGCATCGGCGCGGATGACAGGGTGCTGATCTGGGGCGGCGGGCTGTACAGCTGGTTCGACCCGAAAACCCTGATCCGTGCCGTCGCGAATCTCGCGCAGCGACGCCCCGAGGTGAAGCTGTTCTTCCTCGGAACACGTCATCCCGGCGTCGCAGAGATGGGGATCGTCAAGGAGTCGTTCGATCTCGCCCGCGAGCTCGGTGCCCTCGACGCCTCGGTCTTCTTCAACGAGACCTGGGTGCAGTTCGCCGATCGCCACAACTTTCTGCTCGAGTCGGCGGCTGGTGTCAGCACCCACATGTCGCACGTCGAGACGACCTTCGCGTTCCGCACGCGCATCCTCGACTACCTGTGGGCGAACCTGCCGATGGTGGTCACCGAGGGCGACAGTTTCGCCGAGCTGATCGAGGCCGAGGGGCTGGGGCTCACGGTTCCGGCACAGGACGTCGCGGCGCTCGAGGCCGCCCTCGAGCGTGTGCTCTTCGACGAGGCCTTCGTGGCAGAGTCGCGCGCCAACGTCGAGCGCGTTCGCGAGCAGTTCACCTGGGAGCGCACGCTCGCCCCGCTCGTCGAGTTCGTGCGCACCGCGCAGCACGCCGCCGACTACACGGGGGACCGACGGGATCTGGCGCCGAAGGGCGCATCCTCTCGCAAGCCCTACGGGCTCGCGCACGACGTGCGGATGGCCTGGCACCACCTCGTCAACGCCGGGCCGGGCGCGGTTCTGAGCCGGGTTCGCGGTCGTCTCACGCGCAGGCGCTAGCGGATACTCTTATCTGATGTTTGCCGCCGCGCGTATCTCCCTGAGCTTCATGACGAAGCGGGAGCGCACCATCTACATCGCGCTGGTCGTCTCGCGCGCCCTGGTCGGTGTTCTGGATGTGTTCGGCATCCTCCTCGTCGGGCTCGTCGCGAGCCTCGGCGTGAGCCAGTTCGGCGGGGGCGGAGCCTCCTCGATGTTCGGCATCACGCTACCCGAGCTCGACGGCCAGGGCATGCTCTGGCTCGTGGTGTTCACGCTCGGGGTGTTCCTCATCAAGGCAGTCGTCGCGATAACGCTCTCCCGCGTGCTCACGAGCTTCATCGCCCGCATCGAGGGTCGCAACGCCAATCTGCTCGCCGACCACCTGCTGCGCGGATCCCTCGAGCGGGCCAAGCGCCTCTCGAAGGCCGAGTTCCAGTACGCGATCACCGAGTCGACCATGTGGTCGTTCACCGGTGTGCTCAACAACGTCGCCTCGATCGTGAGCGAGACCTTCCTGCTGCTCATCGTCGCCGTCGTGTTCTTCGTCGTCGATCCGATCGTGGCGGTCTTCGCGATCGTCTACTTCGCCGGCATCGTCATCGGCATGCAGGCCTTCATCGGCCGCATGCTCAAGCGCGCCGGCAACGACGCAGCGGCCGGCACGGTCGAGACCACGAACGCGGTGAGCGACACCCTCGACACCTTCCGCGAGATCTCGGTGCTCGCCAAGCAGGACCTCTTCCTCAGCCGCCTGCACACCTCCCGCATGCGCCTCGCGCACAGCGGATCCACGCTGCAGTTCCTCGGCGGCATGCCGCGCTACGTGGTCGAGACGGCGCTCATCCTCGGCGTGGTCGTCTTCGTCGGCCAGCAGCTGCTCACCGGTCAGCTCGCGACCGGGCTCGCGACACTCGGCATCTTCCTCGCCGGTGCCGTGCGCATCATCGGCTCGATCCTGCCGCTGCAGACCGCCGTCGCCGCCCTCAAGATCAATGTGGAACGGGCGCAACTCGCGCAGGGCCTGCTCGGTGAGGCACGGGATGCCCGCGCCGTCGCATCCGCACTGCCCGTCGTCGACACTCCCGTGCTCGAACCGAGCACTCCGCTCTCGGTGGTCATCACAAACGCCGACTACTCCTATGCGGGCGACGACCACACCACCCTGGGTGGAATCAGCCTCGAGATCCCGGCCGGACAGTACGCGGCGGTGATCGGACCCTCGGGCGCCGGCAAGACGACGCTCGTCGACGTGATTCTCGGACTCATCACCCCGCAGTCCGGCACCGTGCAGATCGGCGGCATCGAGCCCAACCTGCTGCGCACCGTCGCTCCCGGCGCGGTCTCGTATGTGCCGCAGAAGCCGGGCCTCGTCTCGGGCACCATCGCCGAGAACATCGCGCTCGGGGTTCCCGCCGATGAGATCGACCGCGATCTGCTGCTCAAGGCGGTCGACGCCGCCTACCTCGGGGAGTTCATCTCCTCGCTGCCGAACGGTCTCGAGACCTCGGTCGGCAAGCAGGCCGACGCGCTGAGCGGCGGCCAGATCCAGCGCATAGGGCTGGCCCGCGCGCTCTACGTGCAGCCGCGGCTGCTCATCCTCGACGAGGCGACGAGTGGACTCGACGCCGGCTCAGAGGCCTTCATCGGGGAGACCCTGAAGAAGCTGCACGGATCGGTCACCGTCATTGTGATCGCCCATCGCCTGTCGACGGTGCAGCACGCTGACGTCGTGCACGTCGTCGAGGCCGGTTCGATCGTCGCCTTCGGTGACTTCCCGACCGTGAAGAAGACCGTGCCGATGGTCGCCGAATATGTGAAGCTCATGTCGTTCGACGAGGAGCCGCCCGCATGACGATCCCGCTGCTCAAGCGCTACCCGCAGCTCGCGAGATTCCGGCTGATCTGGCTCGCACCGGTGTTCGCACTCGTCGCTCTGCTTGCCTGGGCGCTCGCCTCGCCCATGGGTGCCGGTCCCGATGACGACTACCACCTGGCGAGCACGTGGTGCGCGAACCCCGCGAACACGTCCGCGTGCCTGCCGGGGTCGGACTCGACGGAACGCATCGTTCCCGAGATCATCAACGAGGCGCCGTGCTACGCGGGAAAGCCGGAGACCAGCGCCGACTGTCAGGACGAGTACGGCTTCGACTCCACCCCGACCCTCGAGACCGATCGCGGCAACTTCATCGGCGAGTACCCGCCGGTTTTCTACGCATTCATGAGCCTCTTCGTCGGTCCGGACATCCTCGCCGCGATCATGGCCATGCGTATCGTGAACGTGCTGCTCTTCCTCGGCATCACCGTGACGCTCTACGCGCTGCTGCCGATCGAGCGGCGACCCACCCTCGTCTGGGGCTGGCTCATCACGACCATCCCGCTCGGCATCTTCCTCATCACCTCGAACAACCCGAGCTCGTGGGCGGTCATCGGGGTCGGATCGGCCTGGCTCGCACTGCTCGGCTGGTTCGAGACCCGCGGCAAGCGCCGCATCACCCTGGGCGCGCTGTTCGCAGTCTCCGTGCTGATGGCTGCCGGCGCGCGCGGCGACGCGGCGCTCTACTCGATCATCGGCATCGGCGCCGTGCTGCTGCTCCGCCTGTCGTGGACGAAGCGTTTCTGGCTCGACGCGATCCTGCCGATCGCCATGACGATCGTCGCGGCCGTGTTCTTCCTCACCTCGCGCCAGTCCTCGTCGGGAACGCAGGGCTTCGGCGGCGCCGGCATCACCCCCACTGATGCGGTCGGTGGCAGCGCGAGCGACTCGCTCGAGGGCTTCGGGCTGCTCGCCTACAACCTGCTCAACATCCCCAAGATCTGGGCGGGCGTGTTCGGCGACTGGGGTCTCGGCTGGCTCGACACCTCGATGCCCGCCGTGGTGCTCTTCGGCTCGGTCGCGGTCTTCGTCGCGATCGGATTCGGCGGCCTCTCGCGGCTCTCCCCGCGCAAGACGCTGGTCGTACTGCTGCTCGCCCTCACCGTGTGGGTGCTGCCCGCGTTCGTGCTCTACCAGGGCGGCGACGTTGTCGGAGAATCCGTGCAGCCGCGCTACATCCTTCCCCTGATCGTGCTGCTCGGCGGGCTGCTCATGCTCACCCGCGGCGCCCAGCGCATCGAGTTCACGCGGGCCCAGCTGGTGCTCGTCGGAACCACACTGGCGGTTGTCCAGTTCGTGGCGCTGCACATGAACCTCCGTCGGTATGTCACGGGAACCGACGGGGCGAGCGCCAACCTCGATGCCGGCATCGAGTGGTGGTGGGACATCCCGATCTCGCCGAACGGCGTCTGGATTCTCGGATCGCTCGCTTACGCGGCCCTCGTCTTCGTACTGCTGCGGGAGTTCTCGCGACGGTCGGCCCTCGAGCGCGAGCTCGCCACCCGGAGCTCCCTCGCGTGACCGACCTGAGCGGCCTGCACGTCGCCGTGGTGAGTCGCATCTACCTGCCCGAGCCTGCGGCCGCGTCCTTCCGCCTCGGGGCGCTCGCCCGCGCCCTGCGTGACGCGGGGGCCACGACGACGGTATTGACGACCGCGGTTCCGGCGGAGTACTCGACCGTGCTCCCCGGCCACGACGCAATCGACGTGCGGCGCTTCCCGGTGCTGCGCGACGCGATGGGGTACGTGCGCGGGTACGTGCAGTACATGAGCTTTGACATCCCCGCGATGTTCCGGGTGCTGTTCCGCCGGCACCTCGATGTCGTAGTCGTCGAGCCGCCACCCACGACCGGTTTCTTCATGCGCATCGCCTGCGCCATCCGCCGGGTGCCCTACGTCTACTACGCTGCGGACATCTGGTCGGATGCCGTCGAGTCCACCGATGCCCCGGCCGCCGTCGCGCGCGTTGTGCGCGTGCTCGAGCGCTGGGCCATCCGTGGGGCGGCGGAGGTCGTGTCGGCCTCGCCCGAGTTCACCGAGCGCATGCACGAGCTGTTCGGGGATGCCCGCATCACCACGATCGGCAACGGCGTCGATACGACGTCGTTCGGTCCGTCGGGAGCGCGCAAGGAGATCGGGGCGCCGTACCTGCTCTACGCCGGCACTGCCTCCGAAGTTCACGGCGCGGTCATCTTCATGGATGCCTTCGCGCGGGTGCTCGAGAGTGAGCCGCAGGCCCGACTCGTCTTCGTCGGCCAGGGAGCCGAGCGCGATGAGCTCGAGCGCCGCGCGGGGGAGCTGCCTGCAGGATCCGTGCATTTCGAACCACGGCTGTCCTCCGACGAGGTCAGCGCCTGGATCCGCGGGGCGCGGGCCACACTCGCGAGCGTGCGGCCCGAGGGCTACCACCGCGCCTTCCCGACCAAGATGTACGCCTCAGCCGCGTGCGGCACGCGCGTCGTCTACGCGGGGTCCGGCCCGGGCAGGGATTTCGCCGGAGCAAACGGCATGGGCTGGGCCGTCGACTACGAGGTCGATGCCGTCGCCGCCGCGATGCTCGAGGCGCTGCGCACGGACGCGACCGACGAGCAGCGCGAGGGCATTGCGCGGTGGGCCGTCGATACGGTTTCACTGGGCGCGGTCGCGGCGCGAGCCGTCACCGTCGTCGGGTCGGTGGCGCGGCGGCGCGAACGTCATCCCGACTAGTCTTTATAGGTTGGCCTGTGCCGCTGTAATCAACGAAAGAGTGATGGGTTCACGAACATGACTGAAAACAAGAAGCTCCTGGCTGTCATCGGCCAGGGGTACGTCGGACTCCCCGTCGCCATGCGGGCCGTCGAACAGGGCTACCGCGTCGTCGGCATCGACCTCGACACGCGTCGCATCGACAGCCTCAACGCCGGCGAGTCTTTCGTCGACGACATCTCGAACGAGCAGGTCGCCGCGGCTCTCGCCGCTGGCACCTACACGGCCACCACCGACTACTCCGCGGCCACCGGCTTCGACTACGCGGTCATCACCGTCCCCACGCCCCTGCGCGAGAGCATCCCCGACCTGAGCTTCATCGAGAGCTCGGGCGAGTCGCTTTCCGGTCTCCTGACGAAGGGCGCCACGGTCGTCCTCGAGTCGACCACCTACCCCGGCACGACCGAGGAGCTGCTCGTGCCAATCCTCGAGAAGGGTTCGGGCCTCGTTGCGGGCGTCGACTTCCATGTCGGGTACAGCCCCGAGCGCATCGACCCGGGCAACAAGACCTGGGGCTTCGTCGAGACCCCCAAGGTCGTCTCCGGAATCACCCCGGCCTCGCTCGAGTCGGTCAAGGGCTTCTACGACTCGCTCGTGAACACCACCGTTCCGGTGAGCACCCCGAAGGAGGCCGAGCTCACCAAGCTGCTCGAGAACACCTTCCGCCACGTCAACATCGCCTTGGTCAACGAGCTCGCGATCTTCGCGAACCAGCTCGGCGTCAACGTCTGGGAGTCGATCGAGGCCGCGAGCACCAAGCCCTTCGGCTTTATGAAGTTCACTCCCGGCCCCGGCGTCGGCGGTCACTGCCTCCCGGTCGACCCGAGCTACCTGTCCTGGCAGGTGCGTCGCAAGCTCGGCCAGAACTTCCGCTTCGTCGAGCTCGCCAACGACATCAATGACCACATGCCCAACTACGTCGCGCAGCGCCTCATGCTGCTGCTGAACGGTGAGGGCAAGGCCGTGCGCGGTTCACGCATCGCACTCGTCGGTCTCGCCTACAAGAAGAACTCGGGCGATATTCGCGAATCCCCGGCCCTCCGCCTCATCGAGATCCTCGAGGAGTTCGGCGCCGAGGTGCTGGCCGTCGACGATCACGTCGAGGCGCACCGCTGGCCGGCCGGCGTCGAGAAGGTCGACCTCACCGCTGAGATGCTGGCCGGAATCGACGCGGCCGTGCTCATCACCGATCACGACGAGTTCGAACTCGACCTGCTCAACGACACTGAGACCCTCGTGCTCGACACCCGCAACCGGTTGTCGCGCGAGAAGGTGGAGATGCTCTAACCGTTCGACACGGCGGCCTGTGCGAAGGCCCGGAACGCGGCAACGCCTCCGGTCTTCCACAGGTCGTTCCTGTCTGCCGCGACCGGTCGATGAGCGAGTACCGCTTCGACGGCCCGGCGAAGGCTCCCCGCATCGCTGATGCGGTCCCCGAAGAGGTCGCGGCTCGTGTAGAGGTCGGCGAGCGGTGAGTCGATGACGAAGGCGGGGCTGCCGAACGCGAGCGCCTCGAACAGCACTGTGCTCGAGTGTCCGAACACGGCACGGGATGTAGCGAGCGACTCGTACACGTCGAGACTCATGTCGATCTCCACTCGCGGCTGCCCGACGAGGCCCGGGTAGATCGCCTCGACTGTTGCCCGCTCCGAGGGATGGGGTCGGAATCGCACGACCCACTCGGCGGGCAGGGCGTCCCGAAGCTCGAGGGTGCTCGCCGTCATCGCGTCCGGTGTTCGTGTGCTCGAGGCCACGAGCGCGACTCGCGGCCGCGACTCCCACGGCTCGGCCCGCGCTGCGAGGGTGTCGAGGTGCGGCTTGCCGATGGCGACCGTCGTGGAGGGGGTGTTGATCGACCGCGACCAGTAGTCGCCGAAGGTGAGCAGAGTGTCGGGCAGGTAGGCGAAGAGTTCGGGCGTGCGCATGGCGGCGCCGAAGTTGTAGGCACCGTGCGAGCTGCCGATCCAGCCGTGCTGCAGCTCGGCGACGGGAATGCCGCGTTCTTTCGCCAGCCGCACCTGGATGGCGCGCGCGCCCCCGTACGAGGCGCCGTCCATGACGATGAGGCGTGGCGCGGCGTCATCCAGCACCCGCTCGTACCGGCCGCGCATAAAGGCGACCCGCGCCTGGTGGCGCAGGACCTTTTTCAGCGCGGACCGGATGGAGCCCTCGCCGACCTCGAAGTCGAGTTCGGCGTACACGGCCCGCACGAAGTCGGTGGTGGCGGCGATTTTCGCGGCACTCAGCGGACGGAGGCGGGCATTGATGTCGCTCGCGAGTTCCGCATCGTGGAAGGAGTAGGTGTGCGGCAGGGTCGGGCGCTCGGCGTCGGGGGTGGTGCGGTCGAGCAGGCGGTACTGCAGCACCGCGGCGTCACCGGCGAAGTCTTCGGCGAAGTCGTCGGTGAGCCAGTTGCGGTGCCCTCCGGGGACTGTGGCCTGGGTGCGCCCGGCCACGACGAACAGCAGTGGCGAGGGGCGAGGGAGCCGTGACGGGGAGAACGGATTCGGCAGCAATTGGTTCGCGAGCTTGCCGAGCCGGGCGCCCATGCTGACCGGGTTGGCGATTGCGACCTGGCCGAGCTCGATCTCTGCCATCGACTGGGTGAGCGGCCAGCGCAGGTACGGCCACGCGTGCACGTCGCTGCCGTCG
Coding sequences within:
- a CDS encoding nucleotide sugar dehydrogenase translates to MTENKKLLAVIGQGYVGLPVAMRAVEQGYRVVGIDLDTRRIDSLNAGESFVDDISNEQVAAALAAGTYTATTDYSAATGFDYAVITVPTPLRESIPDLSFIESSGESLSGLLTKGATVVLESTTYPGTTEELLVPILEKGSGLVAGVDFHVGYSPERIDPGNKTWGFVETPKVVSGITPASLESVKGFYDSLVNTTVPVSTPKEAELTKLLENTFRHVNIALVNELAIFANQLGVNVWESIEAASTKPFGFMKFTPGPGVGGHCLPVDPSYLSWQVRRKLGQNFRFVELANDINDHMPNYVAQRLMLLLNGEGKAVRGSRIALVGLAYKKNSGDIRESPALRLIEILEEFGAEVLAVDDHVEAHRWPAGVEKVDLTAEMLAGIDAAVLITDHDEFELDLLNDTETLVLDTRNRLSREKVEML